One window of the Branchiostoma lanceolatum isolate klBraLanc5 chromosome 3, klBraLanc5.hap2, whole genome shotgun sequence genome contains the following:
- the LOC136429162 gene encoding fibropellin-1-like → MVEMWKFLLFVVTLIAWTDLSVGQEYLTTIDTWNFYKVQASGQMTGANVKATCQAAGMRYPCVWSGRDGCTYSSYWTSDCITYDAAGVSCYTHKVLSANLCGTTDGAGSRCQPLDDTFVYIPGRSDDSAWGVDYETHTYNLEGANYNNMYALCAVADIDECISAPCQNGATCQNRMNSFTCQCAPGYTGTFCEDIDECISAPCQNGATCQDGVNSFICQCAPGYTGTLCETDIDDCASSPCWLGGTCLDHVGGYSCVCPKDATGKHCETVAFAGECYEFSNDAATHIEAKQACQAKNGDMVDVTDDGQQRFLADTIAFSSGVSNWLAMKAAPLTILYSNGSPFSTAPFQWSASEPAAPCDLCVLLDSSDNFLGKTAPCTEQHNYVCQSALKLCEPNVCQNGGNCTSCFAETTIFCDCPDGFGGNLCEINIDECASNPCQYDGSCQDGINSYSCACLSGFQGANCDTAPGWCSQVQCPYGWTCEDQIFYFLCTDPASANRMAPYECSSASCPDGMHCTMEGVASFSCKAE, encoded by the exons ATGGTAGAAATGTGGAAGTTTCTGCTCTTCGTCGTAACCTTGATCGCTTGGACGGACTTGTCAGTag GCCAAGAATACCTGACCACGATCGACACCTGGAATTTTTACAAAGTCCAGGCCTCAGGACAGATGACCGGCGCCAACGTCAAAGCGACCTGTCAGGCAGCGGGGATGAGGTACCCGTGCGTCTGGTCAGGAAGAGACGGTTGTACATACAGCAGCTACTGGACCTCAGACTGCATCACGTACGACGCCGCCGGTGTCAGCTGTTATACCCACAAGGTCCTCTCGGCAAACCTGTGCGGAACTACTGACGGGGCCGGCAGCAGGTGTCAGCCCCTTGATGACACATTTGTGTACATCCCTGGCCGGAGTGATGACAGCGCCTGGGGAGTGGACTACGAGACTCACACCTACAACCTGGAGGGAGCAAACTACAACAACATGTACGCCCTGTGTGCAG ttGCAGATATAGACGAGTGCATCAGCGCCCCCTGTCAGAATGGAGCTACATGCCAGAACAGGATGAACAGTTTCACCTGCCAGTGCGCACCTGGTTATACTGGGACTTTCTGTGAAG ATATAGACGAGTGCATCAGCGCCCCCTGTCAGAATGGAGCTACGTGTCAGGACGGGGTGAACAGCTTCATCTGCCAGTGCGCACCTGGATATACTGGGACCCTCTGTGAAACAG ATATCGACGATTGCGCGAGCAGCCCATGCTGGCTGGGAGGGACCTGTCTGGATCACGTGGGCGGCTACAGCTGTGTCTGTCCTAAAGATGCCACGGGAAAACACTGTGAAACAG TGGCCTTTGCCGGAGAATGCTACGAGTTCTCAAACGATGCCGCTACCCACATTGAGGCGAAACAGGCCTGCCAGGCTAAGAACGGAGACATGGTGGATGTGACCGATGACGGACAGCAGCGGTTCCTCGCCGACACAATTGCATTCAGCAGCGGCGTGTCCAACTGGCTGGCGATGAAAGCTGCACCATTGACCATTCTATACAGCAATGGCTCTCCATTTTCAA CAGCCCCCTTCCAATGGTCTGCCAGTGAACCCGCCGCTCCCTGTGACCTGTGTGTTCTCCTGGACAGCTCCGACAACTTCCTGGGAAAGACAGCTCCGTGCACGGAACAGCACAACTACGTTTGCCAGTCTG CTCTGAAATTATGTGAGCCAAACGTCTGTCAGAACGGTGGGAACTGCACCTCCTGTTTCGCCGAGACCACCATCTTCTGCGACTGTCCTGATGGGTTCGGGGGAAACCTCTGTGAAATCA ACATCGACGAGTGTGCATCCAACCCGTGCCAATATGACGGAAGCTGTCAGGACGGTATCAACTCCTATAGCTGCGCCTGTCTCAGTGGATTCCAGGGCGCCAATTGTGACACAG CTCCGGGCTGGTGCTCCCAAGTCCAATGTCCATATGGTTGGACCTGCGAAGATCAAATCTTTTACTTCCTCTGCACTG ATCCAGCATCCGCCAACCGGATGGCTCCCTATGAgtgcagcagcgcctcctgtccAGATGGCATGCATTGCACCATGGAGGGTGTGGCATCTTTCTCCTGCAAGGCCGAGTAA
- the LOC136429694 gene encoding uncharacterized protein isoform X1, with product MTQRLGQDGNVPIFIQTNVDVTTPFYVCCNTMGLQAVLGLLLLQSFLLTCHGELAYLTTWDGWGFYKVKAVGNMTNTNVKATCEAAGMRLPCFYTGHGRCTLWWTSDCIAFDHDELDCRTPLVLSTKMCVTIFPHNCERLDDTFVYMPGWHGDDTAWGVDYDTNSWALLGAHYSDKYALCAVESPNNVITG from the exons ATGACGCAAAGACTGGGCCAGGACGGAAACGTGCCTATTTTTATCCAGACAAACGTTGACGTTACAACTCCATTTTACGTCTGCTGCAACACCATGGGTCTACAGGCGGTCCTGGGGCTCCTTCTGCTGCAGTCTTTCCTTCTTACCTGTCACG GTGAGTTGGCCTACCTGACCACGTGGGATGGGTGGGGATTTTACAAGGTCAAGGCCGTCGGCAACATGACCAATACGAACGTGAAGGCCACGTGTGAGGCCGCGGGGATGCGGCTCCCGTGCTTCTACACGGGGCACGGGCG GTGCACCCTCTGGTGGACCTCCGACTGCATCGCGTTCGACCACGACGAGTTGGACTGCCGCACGCCGCTGGTGCTCTCCACCAAGATGTGCGTCACCATCTTCCCACACAACTGCGAG CGGCTGGACGACACGTTTGTGTACATGCCCGGCTGGCACGGTGACGACACGGCCTGGGGAGTGGACTACGACACGAACAGCTGGGCTCTGCTAGGGGCACACTACAGCGACAAGTACGCGCTGTGTGCAG TGGAATCGCCCAACAACGTCATCACTGGCTAA
- the LOC136429694 gene encoding uncharacterized protein isoform X2 encodes MTQRLGQDGNVPIFIQTNVDVTTPFYVCCNTMGLQAVLGLLLLQSFLLTCHGELAYLTTWDGWGFYKVKAVGNMTNTNVKATCEAAGMRLPCFYTGHGRCTLWWTSDCIAFDHDELDCRTPLVLSTKMCVTIFPHNCERLDDTFVYMPGWHGDDTAWGVDYDTNSWALLGAHYSDKYALCAVESPNNVITG; translated from the exons ATGACGCAAAGACTGGGCCAGGACGGAAACGTGCCTATTTTTATCCAGACAAACGTTGACGTTACAACTCCATTTTACGTCTGCTGCAACACCATGGGTCTACAGGCGGTCCTGGGGCTCCTTCTGCTGCAGTCTTTCCTTCTTACCTGTCACG GTGAGTTGGCCTACCTGACCACGTGGGATGGGTGGGGATTTTACAAGGTCAAGGCCGTCGGCAACATGACCAATACGAACGTGAAGGCCACGTGTGAGGCCGCGGGGATGCGGCTCCCGTGCTTCTACACGGGGCACGGGCG GTGCACGCTCTGGTGGACCTCGGACTGCATCGCGTTCGACCACGACGAGCTGGACTGCCGCACGCCGCTGGTCCTCTCCACCAAGATGTGCGTCACCATCTTCCCGCACAACTGCGAG CGGCTGGACGACACGTTTGTGTACATGCCCGGCTGGCACGGTGACGACACGGCCTGGGGAGTGGACTACGACACGAACAGCTGGGCTCTGCTAGGGGCACACTACAGCGACAAGTACGCGCTGTGTGCAG TGGAATCGCCCAACAACGTCATCACTGGCTAA
- the LOC136429698 gene encoding von Willebrand factor-like isoform X3: MMMIWAAIVLSVAVNVVSSQHCAAHSHWEFCGSACPQTCDSSMFQICAAVCMTGCVCDAGYVLHNGDCIRHVDCPAKECPANSHWSDCGSACPQTCEPTGLFGCLAVCVPSCVCDRGFVSHYGACISADQCPGGNPLSGR, encoded by the exons atgatgatgatttgggCGGCAATCGTTCTCTCCGTGGCTGTCAACGTGGTGTCTTCCCAAC ACTGCGCTGCCCACAGTCACTGGGAGTTCTGCGGGTCTGCCTGTCCTCAGACATGTGACTCCAGCATGTTCCAGATCTGTGCCGCGGTCTGCATGACCGGCTGTGTGTGTGACGCCGGCTACGTGCTACACAACGGCGACTGTATCCGCCATGTCGACTGTCCGGCAAAAG AATGCCCTGCTAACAGCCACTGGTCCGACTGCGGCTCTGCCTGCCCGCAGACGTGTGAGCCGACAGGGCTGTTCGGCTGCCTGGCCGTGTGCGTGCCGTCCTGCGTCTGCGATCGCGGCTTCGTGTCGCACTACGGAGCCTGCATCTCAGCGGACCAGTGTCCTGGAG gCAATCCTCTGTCAGGGCGCTAG
- the LOC136429698 gene encoding serine protease inhibitor swm-1-like isoform X1, whose protein sequence is MMMIWAAIILSVVVNVVSSQDCAAHSHWEYCSSACPQTCDSISSPFQSCFAVCVTGCVCDAGYVLHNGDCIRHVDCPAKQCAANSHWSDCGSACPQTCEANQLFGCGAVCVPSCVCDRGFVSHYGACISPDSCPGGNPLLSGR, encoded by the exons atgatgatgatttgggCGGCAATCATTCTGTCCGTGGTAGTCAACGTGGTGTCGTCCCAAG ACTGTGCTGCCCACAGCCATTGGGAGTACTGCAGCTCTGCTTGCCCGCAGACGTGTGACTCTATATCCAGCCCGTTCCAGTCCTGCTTTGCGGTCTGCGTAACCGGCTGTGTGTGCGACGCCGGCTACGTGCTGCACAACGGTGACTGTATCCGTCACGTCGACTGTCCGGCAAAAC AATGCGCTGCTAACAGCCACTGGTCCGACTGCGGTTCGGCCTGCCCCCAGACGTGCGAAGCGAACCAGCTGTTCGGCTGCGGGGCTGTGTGCGTGCCGTCCTGCGTGTGCGATCGCGGCTTCGTCTCGCACTACGGAGCCTGCATCTCACCGGATAGCTGTCCCGGAG GTAACCCCCTGTTGTCCGGACGTTAG
- the LOC136429698 gene encoding von Willebrand factor-like isoform X4, with translation MMMIWAAIILSVVVNVVSSQDCAAHSHWEFCGSACPQTCDSSMFQICAAVCMTGCVCDAGYVLHNGDCIRHVDCPAKECPANSHWSDCGSACPQTCEPTGLFGCLAVCVPSCVCDRGFVSHYGACISADQCPGGNPLSGR, from the exons atgatgatgatttgggCGGCAATCATTCTGTCCGTGGTAGTCAACGTGGTGTCGTCCCAAG ACTGCGCTGCCCACAGTCACTGGGAGTTCTGCGGGTCTGCCTGTCCTCAGACATGTGACTCCAGCATGTTCCAGATCTGTGCCGCGGTCTGCATGACCGGCTGTGTGTGTGACGCCGGCTACGTGCTACACAACGGCGACTGTATCCGCCATGTCGACTGTCCGGCAAAAG AATGCCCTGCTAACAGCCACTGGTCCGACTGCGGCTCTGCCTGCCCGCAGACGTGTGAGCCGACAGGGCTGTTCGGCTGCCTGGCCGTGTGCGTGCCGTCCTGCGTCTGCGATCGCGGCTTCGTGTCGCACTACGGAGCCTGCATCTCAGCGGACCAGTGTCCTGGAG gCAATCCTCTGTCAGGGCGCTAG
- the LOC136429698 gene encoding von Willebrand factor-like isoform X2 translates to MMMIWAAIILSVVVNVVSSQDCAAHSHWEYCSSACPQTCDSISSPFQSCFAVCVTGCVCDAGYVLHNGDCIRHVDCPAKQCPANSHWSDCGSACPQTCEPTGLFGCLAVCVPSCVCDRGFVSHYGACISADQCPGGNPLSGR, encoded by the exons atgatgatgatttgggCGGCAATCATTCTGTCCGTGGTAGTCAACGTGGTGTCGTCCCAAG ACTGTGCTGCCCACAGCCATTGGGAGTACTGCAGCTCTGCTTGCCCGCAGACGTGTGACTCTATATCCAGCCCGTTCCAGTCCTGCTTTGCGGTCTGCGTAACCGGCTGTGTGTGCGACGCCGGCTACGTGCTGCACAACGGTGACTGTATCCGTCACGTCGACTGTCCGGCAAAAC AATGCCCTGCTAACAGCCACTGGTCCGACTGCGGCTCTGCCTGCCCGCAGACGTGTGAGCCGACAGGGCTGTTCGGCTGCCTGGCCGTGTGCGTGCCGTCCTGCGTCTGCGATCGCGGCTTCGTGTCGCACTACGGAGCCTGCATCTCAGCGGACCAGTGTCCTGGAG gCAATCCTCTGTCAGGGCGCTAG
- the LOC136429697 gene encoding serine protease inhibitor swm-1-like → MMMIWAAIILSVVVNVVSSQDCAAHSHWESCGSACPQTCDSISSPFQACLAVCVTGCECDAGYVLHNGDCIRHVDCPAKQCAANSHWSDCGSACPQTCEANQLFGCGAVCVPSCVCDDGFVSHYGACISPDQCPGGNPLLSGR, encoded by the exons atgatgatgatttgggCGGCAATCATTCTGTCCGTGGTAGTCAACGTGGTGTCGTCCCAAG ACTGTGCTGCCCACAGCCACTGGGAGTCCTGCGGGTCTGCCTGCCCGCAGACGTGTGACTCTATATCCAGCCCGTTCCAGGCCTGCCTCGCGGTCTGTGTGACCGGCTGTGAGTGCGACGCCGGCTACGTGCTGCACAACGGTGACTGTATCCGTCACGTCGACTGTCCGGCAAAAC AATGCGCTGCTAACAGCCACTGGTCCGACTGCGGTTCTGCCTGCCCGCAGACGTGCGAAGCGAACCAGCTGTTCGGCTGCGGGGCCGTGTGCGTGCCGTCCTGCGTCTGCGATGACGGTTTCGTCTCGCATTACGGAGCCTGCATCTCACCGGACCAGTGTCCAGGAG GCAACCCCCTGCTGTCCGGACGTTAG
- the LOC136429703 gene encoding cholinephosphotransferase 1-like, producing the protein MSRYFLEMAPTMSEAQLKGLDEHKYSSSGTSAVEPVMQVFWRWLVEKVPLWVAPNLITLVGLIINVVTSLLLMYYSPTAKEEAPVWVYMSCAVGLFLYQSLDAIDGKQARRTGSSTPLGELFDHGCDSISTVFVGMATCCAMTMGDNPDLMFITFFNAVFVFYCAHWQTYVSGTLKFGFFDVTETQFGVIMLFLLSMVLGKEFWGIQVPLVGLSMRVVAVICSTSLSTWTVWGNFQTILKGGAGKNGSTVAGTSVLSPGFPILFPIVLALMIYKKSSMDLFQNHPCLYLLMFGMAIGKITNKLVIAHMTKSEMTMFDSSMIGPGLLFLDQYFNSFINEYIVLWISLIFVTFDLVQYCFLVCLQICDHLDIYCFNITSKPSKKGLNSGNMSKATRGAENLTVYSRPRTRSLTRANREQDR; encoded by the exons ATGAGTCGGTACTTTCTGGAGATGGCGCCCACGATGTCGGAGGCGCAGCTGAAGGGGTTGGACGAGCACAAGTACTCGTCGTCGGGCACTTCGGCCGTGGAGCCCGTCATGCAG GTGTTCTGGCGGTGGCTGGTGGAGAAGGTTCCGCTGTGGGTGGCGCCGAACCTCATCACGCTGGTGGGACTCATCATCAACGTGGTGACCTCACTGCTGCTCATGTACTACTCACCAACGGCCAAGGAGGAG GCGCCGGTGTGGGTGTACATGTCGTGTGCGGTTGGGTTGTTCCTGTACCAGTCGCTGGACGCGATCGACGGGAAGCAGGCGCGGCGGACGGGCAGCAGCACGCCGCTGGGGGAGCTGTTCGACCACGGCTGCGACTCCATATCAACTG TCTTTGTTGGGATGGCGACGTGCTGTGCCATGACAATGGGAGACAACCCAGACTTGATGTTCATCACGTTCTTTAACGCTGTCTTCGTGTTCTACTGCGCCCACTGGCAAACATACGTGTCAGGCACACTCAAATTTGGCTT TTTTGATGTGACAGAAACTCAGTTTGGCGTGATAATGCTGTTCTTATTGAGCATGGTTCTGGGGAAAGAGTTCTGGGGGATACAG GTTCCCCTGGTGGGTTTGTCGATGAGAGTTGTAGCGGTGATCTGTTCCACGTCTCTCTCCACGTGGACGGTTTGGGGGAACTTCCAGACCATCCTGAAGGGAGGTGCCGGCAAAAACGGCTCCACGGTAGCG GGTACGAGTGTTCTCTCGCCGGGTTTCCCGATCCTGTTCCCGATCGTCCTGGCTCTGATGATCTACAAGAAGTCCTCCATGGACCTGTTCCAGAACCACCCCTGTCTCTATCTGCTCATGTTCGGCATGGCCATAGGAAAAATCACCAACAAACTTGTA ATTGCGCATATGACGAAAAGTGAGATGACGATGTTTGACTCATCGATGATCGGCCCGGGGCTGCTGTTCCTGGACCAGTACTTCAACAGCTTCATCAACGAGTACATCGTTCTCTGGATAAGTTTG ATAttcgtgacctttgacctggtgCAGTACTGTTTCCTGGTGTGTCTGCAGATCTGCGACCACCTGGACATCTACTGTTTCAACATCACCAGCAAACCCTCAAAAAAGGGGCTCAACAGCGGGAACATGAGCAAG GCAACCAGAGGTGCAGAAAATCTGACAGTGTACAGCAGACCTCGCACCAGGTCCCTGACACGGGCCAACAGGGAACAGGACCGCTGA